In a genomic window of Rhopalosiphum maidis isolate BTI-1 chromosome 4, ASM367621v3, whole genome shotgun sequence:
- the LOC113556148 gene encoding UDP-glucuronosyltransferase 2C1-like isoform X3, protein MNTSFHTIKLLVFYIFTSLIPVDALEILAIENIAGKSHWNFMSTVLRSLSDNGHNVTVFTPFLDGNRVNYTEVYVELPSKIALNAIETLNTFGKPTVMIPLVMNMTRHFCNIIYGHRDMREILNSGKSNYDIIITEVLSSECAFYVASKLDLPLIYVIPSPMVTYIERSLVGDVSNPATVSHLMAHHAVPRTFVQRLSNVVLLGFSLFALIYKEMELKKIDEQPFDLVEPKKPSLIFINTHYITDAPRPMPPSVIQIGGIHLNTPRNISIDILEFIENSPHGVIYFTFGSVVAMSTLPDHIQNAFKEALAQVPQRVLWKYEGEMKDKPKNVMTSKWFPQRDILLHPNVKLFISHGGISGVYEAVDGGVPVLGFPLFYDQPRNIDNLVEAGMGISMDLLTVEKDELLKNILDLTNNEKYAKNAKISSERFKDRPMSPAESVVYWTEYVVRHKGAPHLKSHALNLTWYQYFLLDIVVVLLIFLSLVIFVTYKVFKIIYFYFLKYLQNIKPKLE, encoded by the exons ATGAACACGTCGTTTCATACGATAAAGTTattagtgttttatatttttaccagtTTGATACCTGTTGATGCATTGGAAATTCTTGCAATAGAAAATATTGCCGGGAAGAGTCATTGGAATTTTATGAGCACAGTTCTCCGATCTTTGTCGGACAATGGTCATAATGTTACCGTATTTACACCATTTCTCGATGGAAATCGTGTCAACTATACAGAAGTCTATGTAGAATTACCATCAAAAATCGCATTGAATGCCATAGAAACGTTAAATACGTTTGGCAAACCTACGGTGATGATACCTTTAGTCATGAACATGACTCGTCatttttgcaatattatttatggacACAGGGACATGCGAGAAATATTAAACAGCggtaaatcaaattatgatattattataactgaagTTTTATCGTCGGAGTGTGCATTCTATGTAGCTTCTAAGCTGGATTTGCCACTGATATATGTAATTCCATCGCCAATGGTCACCTACATCGAGCGTTCTCTAGTCGGAGACGTGTCAAATCCAGCAACTGTATCTCATCTGATGGCTCATCACGCGGTACCCAGAACGTTTGTTCAACGGTTATCAAATGTTGTCCTCCTGGGTTTTAGTTTGTTTGCATTGATATATAAAGAAATGgaactgaaaaaaattgacGAACAACCATTTGATCTAGTGGAACCTAAAAAACCGtcgttgatatttataaatacgcaTTACATTACCGATGCGCCAAGACCTATGCCTCCAAGTGTTATACAAATCGGAGGAATACATCTGAACACACCGAGAAACATATCAATT GATATACTGGAGTTTATTGAGAACTCACCACATGgagtgatttattttacatttggcTCAGTCGTAGCAATGTCTACATTACCAGATCATATTCAAAATGCATTCAAAGAAGCTTTAGCACAAGTACCTCAGAGGGTATTATGGAAATACGAAGGAGAAATGAAAGATAaaccaaaaaatgtaatgacaaGTAAATGGTTTCCTCAGCGTGACATACttt TGCATCCcaatgtaaaattgtttattagtcACGGAGGTATATCTGGTGTATATGAAGCTGTAGACGGAGGTGTTCCCGTTCTTGGATTTCCCCTATTCTACGATCAACCTAGAAACATAGACAACTTAGTTGAAGCAGGGATGGGAATTTCTATGGACCTGTTAACAGTAGAAAAGGATgagctattaaaaaatatcttagatCTCACTAATAATGAAAA ataCGCGAAAAATGCTAAAATCAGCTCTGAAAGATTTAAAGATCGACCGATGTCACCAGCAGAATCAGTCGTTTACTGGACGGAATATGTAGTTCGTCATAAAGGTGCACCACATTTAAAATCTCACGCGTTGAATTTGACGTGGtatcaatactttttattggatattgttgttgttttgttaatttttctttctttagtcatttttgttacttataaagtttttaaaattatttatttctactttttaaaatatctacaaaatatcaaaCCAAAGTTAGAATAA
- the LOC113555898 gene encoding UDP-glucuronosyltransferase 2B2-like: protein MMLSVFYILTGLIIFGSVDALEILAVETASAKSHWNFMSAVLRSLSDNGHNVTVFTPFLDGNRVNYTEVYVEIPTNVGMNAIESLNMFGEPTAMISVIMNMSRHFCNIIYEQKDMRELLSSGKSNYDIIITEASTSECSSYVAYKLDLPMIYAMPSSMITHIERTLVGDVSNPATVSHLMANHAVPRTFAQRLSNVVLLGFSLFTHELKEMELKKIDAQPYDLVKPIKPSLMFMNTHYITDAPRPTPASVISIGGIHLNTPRSIPNDILEFIENSPHGVIYFTFGSVVAMSTLPDHIQNAFKEALAQVPQRVLWKYEGEMKDKPKNVMTSKWFPQRDILLHPNVKLFISHGGISGVYEAVDGGVPVLGFPLFYDQPRNIDNLVEAGMGISMDLLTVEKDELLKNILDLTNNEKYAKNAKITSERFKDRPMSPAESVVYWTEYVVRHRGAPHLKSHALNLTWYQYFLLDIVVVLLIFLSLVIFVTYKVFKIIYFYFLKYLQNIKPKLE, encoded by the exons ATGATgttatcagtgttttatattcTCACTGGTTTGATAATTTTTGGATCTGTCGATGCATTGGAAATCCTTGCTGTAGAGACTGCTTCCGCCAAGAGTCATTGGAATTTTATGAGCGCAGTTCTCCGATCTTTGTCGGACAATGGTCATAATGTTACCGTATTTACACCATTTCTCGATGGAAATCGTGTCAACTATACAGAAGTCTATGTAGAAATCCCAACAAACGTCGGAATGAATGCTATAGAATCGTTGAATATGTTTGGCGAACCAACGGCGATGATATCAGTAATAATGAACATGTCTCGTCATTTTTGCAATATCATTTATGAACAAAAGGATATGCGAGAACTATTAAGCAGCGGTAAATCAaactatgatattatcatCACAGAAGCGTCGACGTCGGAATGTTCGTCCTATGTAGCTTATAAGCTAGACTTGCCAATGATATATGCAATGCCTTCATCAATGATCACCCACATAGAGCGTACTCTAGTTGGAGACGTGTCAAATCCAGCAACTGTATCCCATCTGATGGCTAATCACGCGGTACCTAGAACGTTTGCTCAACGATTATCAAATGTTGTCCTCTTGGGTTTTAGTTTGTTTACACATGAGCTTAAAGAAATGGAACTGAAAAAAATCGACGCACAACCATATGATCTGGTGAAACCTATAAAACCGTCTTTAATGTTCATGAACACCCATTACATTACCGATGCACCAAGACCAACGCCTGCAAGTGTCATATCAATCGGAGGAATACATCTGAACACTCCAAGAAGTATACCAAAT GATATACTGGAGTTTATTGAGAACTCACCACATGgagtgatttattttacatttggcTCAGTCGTAGCAATGTCTACATTACCAGATCATATTCAAAATGCATTCAAAGAAGCTTTAGCACAAGTACCTCAGAGGGTATTATGGAAATACGAAGGAGAAATGAAAGATAaaccaaaaaatgtaatgacaaGTAAATGGTTTCCTCAGCGTGACATACttt TGCATcccaatgtaaaattatttattagtcacGGAGGTATATCTGGTGTATATGAAGCTGTAGACGGAGGTGTTCCCGTTCTTGGATTTCCCCTATTCTACGATCAACCTAGAAACATAGACAATTTAGTTGAAGCAGGGATGGGAATTTCTATGGACCTGTTAACAGTAGAAAAGGATgagctattaaaaaatatcttagatCTCACTAATAATGAAAA ataCGCGAAAAATGCTAAAATCACCTCTGAAAGATTTAAAGACCGACCGATGTCACCAGCAGAATCAGTCGTTTACTGGACGGAATATGTAGTTCGTCATAGAGGTGCACCACATTTAAAATCTCACGCGTTGAATTTGACGTGGtatcaatactttttattggatattgttgttgttttgttaatttttctttctttagtcatttttgttacttataaagtttttaaaattatttatttctactttttaaaatatctacaaaatatcaaaCCAAAGTTAGAATAA
- the LOC113556148 gene encoding UDP-glucuronosyltransferase 2B2-like isoform X1: MLRPTIITILFVCGWSTIILPADSARILAVEMTGGRSHWNFMSSVLRSLIEKEHNLTIFSPFTDIDFCGVNCSLIDTSKDYPTISSISFVDVLKTFSPTTQLISQGVSITRSRCDAMFNNKDMNKILTVKNNSDYEILLIEPIASECASHIAGILQIPVVYLIPSPMMTFIEPLLFGHIPNPAVVSHILSNHAFLKTFGQRCINAALLAYSLIAREYHEWIIKKTQPQSYDSVESIKPSLVFVNSHHITEQSRPIPQNLIPIAGIHLSQPKTISKDILEFIENSPHGVIYFTFGSVVAMSTLPDHIQNAFKEALAQVPQRVLWKYEGEMKDKPKNVMTSKWFPQRDILLHPNVKLFISHGGISGVYEAVDGGVPVLGFPLFYDQPRNIDNLVEAGMGISMDLLTVEKDELLKNILDLTNNEKYAKNAKISSERFKDRPMSPAESVVYWTEYVVRHKGAPHLKSHALNLTWYQYFLLDIVVVLLIFLSLVIFVTYKVFKIIYFYFLKYLQNIKPKLE, encoded by the exons atgtTACGACCAacgattataacaatattgtttgtatGTGGATggtcaacaataattttgcCAGCCGATTCGGCACGAATTTTAGCAGTTGAGATGACAGGAGGAAGAAGCCATTGGAATTTCATGAGTTCGGTATTGCGGTCTTTAATAGAAAAAGAACACAATTTGACTATTTTTTCTCCATTTACCgatattgatttttgtggTGTGAACTGTTCTTTGATAGATACATCTAAAGACTATCCAACTATAAGTTCAATAAGCTTTGTAGATgtcttaaaaacatttagtcCGACCACACAGCTTATATCTCAAGGCGTTAGTATTACACGAAGTCGTTGTGACGCTATGTTTAATAACAAAGACATGAATAAGATTTTAacggtaaaaaataattctgattaCGAGATTTTACTTATTGAACCGATTGCCAGCGAGTGTGCTTCACACATAGCAGGCATACTTCAAATTCCTGTGGTGTACCTTATCCCTTCGCCAATGATGACATTCATAGAACCATTACTTTTTGGTCATATACCAAACCCTGCAGTTGTATCCCATATATTAAGTAACCATGCATTTCTCAAAACATTTGGTCAGAGATGTATCAACGCAGCGCTATTGGCATACAGTTTGATCGCAAGAGAATACCACGAatggataattaaaaaaactcagCCACAGTCTTATGATTCGGTCGAATCTATCAAACCTTCGCTTGTTTTTGTCAACTCCCATCATATTACTGAACAATCGAGGCCAATCCCACAAAATTTGATACCAATTGCCGGTATACATCTCAGTCAACCAAAAACTATATCAAAA GATATACTGGAGTTTATTGAGAACTCACCACATGgagtgatttattttacatttggcTCAGTCGTAGCAATGTCTACATTACCAGATCATATTCAAAATGCATTCAAAGAAGCTTTAGCACAAGTACCTCAGAGGGTATTATGGAAATACGAAGGAGAAATGAAAGATAaaccaaaaaatgtaatgacaaGTAAATGGTTTCCTCAGCGTGACATACttt TGCATCCcaatgtaaaattgtttattagtcACGGAGGTATATCTGGTGTATATGAAGCTGTAGACGGAGGTGTTCCCGTTCTTGGATTTCCCCTATTCTACGATCAACCTAGAAACATAGACAACTTAGTTGAAGCAGGGATGGGAATTTCTATGGACCTGTTAACAGTAGAAAAGGATgagctattaaaaaatatcttagatCTCACTAATAATGAAAA ataCGCGAAAAATGCTAAAATCAGCTCTGAAAGATTTAAAGATCGACCGATGTCACCAGCAGAATCAGTCGTTTACTGGACGGAATATGTAGTTCGTCATAAAGGTGCACCACATTTAAAATCTCACGCGTTGAATTTGACGTGGtatcaatactttttattggatattgttgttgttttgttaatttttctttctttagtcatttttgttacttataaagtttttaaaattatttatttctactttttaaaatatctacaaaatatcaaaCCAAAGTTAGAATAA
- the LOC113556148 gene encoding UDP-glucuronosyltransferase 2C1-like isoform X2, which produces MNTSFHTMKLLVFYIFTSLIPVDALEILAIENIAGKSHWNFMSAVLRSLSDNGHNVTVFTPFLDGNRVNYTEVYVELPSKIALNAVETLNTFGIPTVMIPLVMNMTRHFCNIIHGHRDMREILSSGKSNYDIVITEIASSECSFYVASKLDLPLIYVIPSPMVTYIERSLVGDVSNPATVSHLMAHHAVPRTFVQRLSNVVLLGFSLFALIYKEMELKKIDEQPFDLVEPKKPSLIFINTHYITDAPRPMPPSVIQIGGIHLNTPSRNIPNDILEFIENSPHGVIYFTFGSVVAMSTLPDHIQNAFKEALAQVPQRVLWKYEGEMKDKPKNVMTSKWFPQRDILLHPNVKLFISHGGISGVYEAVDGGVPVLGFPLFYDQPRNIDNLVEAGMGISMDLLTVEKDELLKNILDLTNNEKYAKNAKISSERFKDRPMSPAESVVYWTEYVVRHKGAPHLKSHALNLTWYQYFLLDIVVVLLIFLSLVIFVTYKVFKIIYFYFLKYLQNIKPKLE; this is translated from the exons ATGAACACGTCGTTTCATACGATGAAGTTattagtgttttatatttttaccagtTTGATACCTGTTGATGCATTGGAAATTCTTGCAATAGAAAATATTGCCGGGAAGAGTCATTGGAATTTTATGAGCGCAGTTCTCCGATCTTTGTCGGACAATGGTCATAATGTTACCGTATTTACACCATTTCTCGATGGAAATCGTGTCAACTATACAGAAGTCTATGTAGAATTACCATCAAAAATCGCATTGAATGCCGTagaaacattaaatacatttggaATACCTACGGTGATGATACCTTTAGTCATGAACATGACTCGTCatttttgcaatattattCATGGACACAGGGATATGCGAGAAATATTAAGCAGCggtaaatcaaattatgatattgtcaTCACAGAAATAGCGTCGTCGGAATGTTCATTCTATGTAGCTTCTAAGCTCGATTTGCCACTGATATATGTAATTCCATCGCCAATGGTCACCTACATCGAGCGTTCTCTAGTCGGAGACGTGTCAAATCCAGCAACTGTATCTCATCTGATGGCTCATCACGCGGTACCCAGAACGTTTGTTCAACGGTTATCAAATGTTGTCCTCCTGGGTTTTAGTTTGTTTGCATTGATATATAAAGAAATGgaactgaaaaaaattgacGAACAACCATTTGATCTAGTGGAACCTAAAAAACCGtcgttgatatttataaatacgcaTTACATTACCGATGCGCCAAGACCTATGCCTCCAAGTGTTATACAAATCGGAGGAATACATCTGAACACACCTTCAAGAAACATACCAAAC GATATACTGGAGTTTATTGAGAACTCACCACATGgagtgatttattttacatttggcTCAGTCGTAGCAATGTCTACATTACCAGATCATATTCAAAATGCATTCAAAGAAGCTTTAGCACAAGTACCTCAGAGGGTATTATGGAAATACGAAGGAGAAATGAAAGATAaaccaaaaaatgtaatgacaaGTAAATGGTTTCCTCAGCGTGACATACttt TGCATCCcaatgtaaaattgtttattagtcACGGAGGTATATCTGGTGTATATGAAGCTGTAGACGGAGGTGTTCCCGTTCTTGGATTTCCCCTATTCTACGATCAACCTAGAAACATAGACAACTTAGTTGAAGCAGGGATGGGAATTTCTATGGACCTGTTAACAGTAGAAAAGGATgagctattaaaaaatatcttagatCTCACTAATAATGAAAA ataCGCGAAAAATGCTAAAATCAGCTCTGAAAGATTTAAAGATCGACCGATGTCACCAGCAGAATCAGTCGTTTACTGGACGGAATATGTAGTTCGTCATAAAGGTGCACCACATTTAAAATCTCACGCGTTGAATTTGACGTGGtatcaatactttttattggatattgttgttgttttgttaatttttctttctttagtcatttttgttacttataaagtttttaaaattatttatttctactttttaaaatatctacaaaatatcaaaCCAAAGTTAGAATAA